One part of the Macaca mulatta isolate MMU2019108-1 chromosome 6, T2T-MMU8v2.0, whole genome shotgun sequence genome encodes these proteins:
- the HNRNPA0 gene encoding heterogeneous nuclear ribonucleoprotein A0, with protein sequence MENSQLCKLFIGGLNVQTSESGLRGHFEAFGTLTDCVVVVNPQTKRSRCFGFVTYSNVEEADAAMAASPHAVDGNTVELKRAVSREDSARPGAHAKVKKLFVGGLKGDVAEGDLIEHFSQFGTVEKAEIIADKQSGKKRGFGFVYFQNHDAADKAAVVKFHPIQGHRVEVKKAVPKEDIYSGGGGGGSRSSRGGRGGRGRGGGRDQNGLSKGGGGGYNSYGGYGGGGGGGYNAYGGGGGGSSYGGSDYGNGFGGFGSYSQHQSSYGPMKSGGGGGGSSWGGRSNSGPYRGGYGGGGGYGGSSF encoded by the coding sequence ATGGAGAATTCCCAGTTGTGTAAGCTGTTCATCGGCGGCCTCAATGTGCAGACGAGTGAGTCGGGCCTGCGCGGCCACTTTGAGGCCTTTGGGACTCTGACGGACTGCGTGGTGGTGGTGAATCCCCAGACCAAGCGCTCCCGTTGCTTTGGCTTCGTGACCTACTCCAATGTGGAGGAGGCCGACGCCGCCATGGCCGCCTCGCCCCATGCCGTGGACGGCAACACTGTGGAGCTGAAGCGGGCGGTGTCCCGGGAGGATTCGGCGCGGCCCGGTGCCCACGCCAAGGTTAAGAAGCTCTTTGTCGGCGGCCTTAAGGGAGACGTGGCTGAGGGCGACCTGATCGAGCACTTCTCGCAGTTTGGCACCGTGGAAAAGGCCGAGATTATTGCCGACAAGCAGTCCGGCAAGAAGCGTGGATTCGGCTTCGTGTATTTTCAGAATCACGACGCGGCAGACAAGGCCGCGGTGGTCAAGTTCCATCCGATTCAGGGCCATCGCGTGGAGGTGAAGAAGGCAGTCCCCAAGGAGGATATCTACTCCGGTGGGGGTGGAGGCGGCTCCCGATCCTCCCGGGGCGGCCGAGGCGGCCGGGGGCGCGGCGGTGGTCGAGACCAGAACGGCCTTTCCAAGGGCGGCGGCGGCGGTTACAACAGCTACGGTGGTtacggcggcggcggtggcggcggctaCAATGCTTacggaggcggcggcggcggttcGTCCTACGGTGGGAGCGACTACGGTAACGGCTTCGGCGGCTTCGGCAGCTACAGTCAGCATCAGTCCTCTTACGGGCCCATGaagagcggcggcggcggcggaggcaGCAGCTGGGGCGGTCGCAGTAATAGTGGACCTTACAGAGGCGGCTATGGAGGTGGGGGTGGCTATGGAGGGAGCTCcttctaa